From Yersinia hibernica, a single genomic window includes:
- a CDS encoding fimbrial protein translates to MGKTLMTLVLLTLPGVALAATSNNTIKFQGEVAEQTCMVDINGTANTPVVLLPTVSTSNLNQVNSVAGKTNFTINLTGCNIAIQDTKISSVFQGMNVTPAGNLGNVGTAQNVAIQLLDTNGAPIRMSGGSVSVPGITLAAGATSASQDLAAQYITEEGRATAGSVIASAQYAITYP, encoded by the coding sequence ATGGGAAAAACATTAATGACGTTGGTGCTACTTACCCTACCGGGCGTAGCGTTGGCAGCGACCTCAAATAACACTATCAAGTTTCAGGGAGAAGTTGCCGAACAAACTTGCATGGTTGATATCAATGGCACAGCCAACACACCTGTTGTTCTATTACCAACTGTCTCAACCAGCAACTTGAATCAGGTCAATTCAGTCGCGGGTAAAACCAATTTCACCATCAACCTGACTGGCTGCAATATCGCCATACAAGACACCAAAATCAGCTCGGTCTTCCAAGGGATGAATGTCACACCTGCTGGTAATCTGGGGAATGTTGGGACAGCACAAAACGTTGCTATTCAATTACTTGATACTAACGGAGCGCCTATTCGTATGTCTGGCGGCAGCGTTTCTGTCCCCGGAATTACTCTGGCCGCGGGTGCAACATCTGCATCCCAAGATTTGGCCGCACAATATATTACGGAAGAAGGTCGCGCAACAGCTGGGAGCGTTATTGCTTCTGCTCAATATGCGATCACCTATCCCTGA
- a CDS encoding fimbrial biogenesis chaperone, with product MTLIAHKFIACSLLLLSGVPLWTQASVVMTGTRIIYPEGTREKVLQLSNKDDHPNLVQLWMDDGNNQSSPSKNDVPFTLTPQIFRMEAQSGQVVRLSYIEHNLPKDRESVFYLNFLQIPALKKADTQSENKLVLIVNNRLKVFYRPAALKENVDDLGKKVRVTLESTNGDKIKILNPTAYYISLRDAKLVSDGKTISFATSEMFAPNSTTSLALPAGVKAKKGELLTLNVVNDYGTNIPSDYHL from the coding sequence ATGACACTGATTGCCCACAAATTTATCGCCTGCTCGTTGTTGCTGCTTAGCGGGGTACCCTTATGGACGCAAGCCAGTGTTGTCATGACAGGGACACGTATCATTTATCCTGAAGGAACACGGGAAAAAGTGCTGCAACTCAGTAATAAAGATGACCATCCTAATTTAGTTCAATTATGGATGGATGACGGCAACAATCAGTCTTCACCATCAAAAAATGATGTCCCTTTCACATTGACACCACAAATATTCCGCATGGAAGCCCAAAGTGGGCAAGTGGTTCGTTTATCGTATATTGAACATAATTTACCCAAAGATCGTGAGTCGGTTTTCTATTTAAACTTCTTACAAATACCCGCGTTAAAAAAAGCAGACACGCAATCTGAAAACAAACTGGTTTTGATTGTTAATAACCGGCTGAAAGTCTTTTATCGCCCTGCAGCATTAAAAGAAAATGTTGATGACCTGGGTAAGAAAGTCCGTGTCACTCTGGAGAGCACAAACGGCGACAAAATCAAGATACTTAACCCGACGGCTTATTACATAAGTCTGCGTGATGCCAAATTAGTGAGTGACGGGAAAACCATTTCATTTGCAACTAGCGAAATGTTTGCGCCCAACTCAACCACTTCTCTGGCTTTGCCCGCAGGTGTTAAAGCTAAAAAGGGGGAATTGCTCACGCTGAACGTGGTCAATGATTATGGCACCAACATTCCCAGCGATTATCATTTGTAA